The Chryseobacterium sp. G0186 genome includes the window CTATTGAAAGTGTAAGTAAAATGCTAGGTCATAAAAGTATTAAAACTACGCAGCATTATGCGAAGATATTAGATAGCAAAGTTAGTGAGGACATGATGTTACTTAAACAAAAATATCTTGACAAAAGAATGTAAAAAGATTTCTGAGATAATTAAATTATCAGACAAAGATAGTTGTATAGAGGATCTATATTCGAAGTTGATATGCCTTGTAAAGTAATGATACAGTTTTTTTAAAAAGATATTGAAATTTGTCTGTTAAGATTTCAAAAATGTCTTGAAGAAGACAAAACTTAAGTTCGACATCCTAAAAAAGCTGCTAGTCATCTTTTGTTAATAATCTTCATATATTTTTTATTTATATATCTTTCGATTTCCAAGAGAGATCGTAAGATTTGAATTTAGCAAAAAACATCCTAATATTTTTCCTGTAGGGAGTTGTGTGAGGTTAGCGGAGTATTTTTTATTGAAAAAGAAATCCAGCTTAATGATCAGAAAGAAAAACATTTTTTTCCAGAGATATCCTGTATTTATAAGTAAAGTTGTGAGAGATATAGCATCCTTCTTAGTGTCTAATAATTAGAAACAAAAGGAATGAGAGCTTCACATTCATTTATCACTGGATTTATGCGAGAAGATTGTCTTTAAAAGTTGTAAAGAAAAAATTTTAGAAAATTATTAATAATGTGTATGATTTTGTCTCAAAGATGGTAACAAGTTCAAAATATAATTTTATAAAAAATAGAAGTTATATCCTGATACCTTTTTTAAATATAATTTGTAAAAAGCTATTAAATCTTTTTGTATTTCAAATTTAATATCGTAATATTGCGATATTAAATAATTAAGTATGGGGCTTACAAAATCAGATATGTTTTCAGATGAACAAAATAAATTAGCTTCTTTGTTTAAAGTTTTTGGACATCCTGCAAGGGTAGCTATACTTCAATATATTATCAATCAAAAATCCTGCATTTGCAATGATTTGGTGGATAAATTAGGTTTGGCGCAAGCGACAATCTCGCAGCATTTAAAAGAGTTGAAATATATGGGTATTATACAGGGTACAATAGATGGAAAATCAGTTTGTTATTGTATAGAAGAAAAGAAATGGAAAGAGATACAAGAGTATTTCAATCAATTCTTTGAACAGGAAGTAAAAGTAAATCAATGCTGTTAAAGGCATTTTTTTACATTCCTTAATATCGTTATATTGCAATATTATGTATCGATTAAATTTGTATATCAAAAATAGAATTCCAAAGTATAGAAAAATATCATAATAAAATAGAAGATTTATGAAACTATCAGACATCAAAGAAATCTTACCAACATTAGATAATGTTGAATTTCAATTAGAGAACGGAATATTTGTACCAGAACACTTTCACGTTACAGAAGTGGGTGTAATTACAAAGAATTTCATCGATTGTGGTGGAACAATCAGAAATGAAAAAGTGGTCAACTTTCAATTATGGAATGCAGATGATTACGAGCATAGATTAAAGCCGACCAAACTATTAAACATCATCAAGTTATCTGAAGAAAAATTGGGAATGGAAGATGCTGAGATAGAAGTAGAATATCAAAGCGGAACAATTGGCAAGTACGATTTGGAGTTTAACGGGAAAACATTTGTACTAAAAAATAAAACGACTGCGTGTTTGGCTCAGGATGCTTGTGGCATTCCTTCAGAGAAACAAAAGAAAAATTTGACTGAATTATCTGTAAACAATTCAAACGCTTGTACGCCAGGAGGTGGTTGTTGTTAATATCTTAATAAGTAAAACAAAATTCAAAACATAAAAATCAATAAAAATGAAAATTGCATTATTCAGCGACATTCACGCCAATCTACCTGCCTTAGAAGCATTCTTTGAAGATGTAGAAAAAAGAAACCCCGACAGTATTTATTGCTTAGGCGATTTGGTAGGTTATAATATTTGGGCAAATGAAGTTGTAAACGAAATCCGTAAAAGGAAAATACCAACCATTGCAGGAAATTATGATTTTGGCATCGGGCGTATGAGCAACGATTGTGGATGTGCGTACAAAACAGACGGGGAAAAAGATAATGGGAAAATCTCTATTTCATTTACCAACTCTATTATGAAAGATGAAGAAAGAGCCTATTTGCGTACACTTCCTGCACATATCAAAGTAGAATTTCAATTGAATGAAGATAAGCTCAATTTATTATTAGTACACGGAAGTCCAAGAAAAATAAATGAATATTTATTTGAGGATAGAGAAGAAAAAAGTATGCTCAGAATTATGGAACAGGCGGACGCGGACATTTTGTGTTTCGGGCATACACACAAGCCATACCACCGTATTTTAAATTCTGGTATTGACGGAAAAAATCATTTCAGACACGCCATCAATATTGGTTCGGTAGGTAAACCTAAAGATAATGATGTAAGAGGTGGCTACGTGATGCTTACAATCAATGAAGATAGTTCAGTACTAGATAAAGATAGTATCAGTGTAGAATTTATACGCTTTGATTATGATATTGAAAAATCAGCAAAAGCAGTTGAAGAAAGCCCACTACCAAACGAATACGCAGAAAATTTAAGAAGAGGTTATTAATCCTAAAAATGATAAAAAGGAACTTCCAAACGATATAAAGTATTCAAAAGAACATACTTGAATTAAAGTACAAGAGAATATTGGTACAATAGGCATCACAGAATTTGCACAAAGTGAATTGGGCGAAATTGTAAATGCAGACTTACCGAATGTTGGATATAATTTTCAGCAGGATGAAGTATTCGGCTCTGTTGAAGCGGTTAAAACGGTCAGGGATTTATTTATGCCCGTATCGGGTAAAATCATTGAAACAATCGACCTACTATTGAAAGCACCTACACTTATCAATGACAACCCATATAAAGATGGTTGGTTGATAAAAATTGAAATCAAAGACCTTACAGAATTAGAAAACTTATTGACAGCAAACCAATATAAAGAACTTACAAATTAGCAACGCTATGCAACCAAAACTAAAATTTCTTGACCGTTACCTTACCTTATGGATATTCCTTGCAATGGCAGTTGGTATAGGATTGGGACATTTCTTTCCGGGTATTTCAAAAATTACGGATGCTCTTTCAGCCGGCACCACAAACATTCCTTTGGCAATAGGTCTGATACTGATGATGTACCCACCATTGGCAAAAGTAGATTACTCATTATTGCCCCAAGCATTTAAGGATAAAAAAGTAATCGGCATATCGTTGTTTCTGAATTGGATTATCGGTACTTTGCTGATGTTCGGATTAGCCGTTTTGTTTCTACGAAATGAACCCGATTATATGACAGGCTTGATACTGATAGGTTTGGCAAGATGTATCGCAATGGTAATCGTATGGAGTGATTTAGCTAAAGCAAACAGAGAATATACAGCTATGTTAGTGGCATTAAATAGTATCTTCCAGATGCTTTCTTATAGCTTCTTAGTTTGGTTATTTATTAATGTGTTACCGAGTAAATTAGGATTGGCAAATTTCAATGTAAGTGTATCAATGAAAGATGTTACAATAAGCGTATTGATATATTTAGGCATTCCATTCTTAGCGGGTTTTATAAGCCGTTATGCATTGGTAAAATCAAAAGGGATAGAATGGTATAACAGGGAATTTGTACCCAAAATATCGCCCATTACATTATATGCTTTACTGTTTACCATAGTATTAATGTTCAGCTTGAAAGGCGATAAAATATTAGAGTTACCAATGGATGTAATAAAAGTAGCCATACCACTAATTATCTATTTTATACTAATGTTCTTCGTTAGTTTCTTTATCAATAAAGCCTTAAAAATTCCTTACGACAAAAACGCATCCATCGCATTTACAGCCACAGGAAACAATTTTGAATTGGCTATAGCAGTAGCAATATCTATTTTCGGTATCTATTCCCCACAAGCATTTGTGGGAGTTATTGGACCGTTGGTAGAAGTTCCCGTCTTGATACTATTGGTAAAGGTAAGTTTGTGGTTAAACGTGAGAGATAGTAAAAAAAAAATGAGTTAAATTTGAATAGTACAAAAAATTAAAGAGATATGTCATTATCTGATAGAAAAAATCATTGGGAAAAAATATACAATACCAAAGCTTTGGAAGAAGTAAGCTGGTATCAGCCTACACCCGAAACGTCATTAGCATTTATTAAAGAATTCAATGTATCAAAAACGGCCAAAATAATTGATATTGGCGGAGGAGATAGTTTTTTTGTTGATCACTTGCTTGACTTGGGTTATCAGGACATTACAGTTTTAGACATATCAGAGACAGCACTTAGTAAAGCTAAGCAACGACTTGGCGAAAAGTCAAACCGTGTAAAATGGATAGTTGAAGATGCCAGTACATTTAAACCCACAGAACAATATGATTTTTGGCACGACAGGGCTGCTTTTCATTTTTTGACAGAGGATAATGAAATTGAAAGCTACATCGATACGGTTAAACAGAACATTAAACCAACAGGAATTTTGGTAATCGGGAGCTTTTCAGAACAAGGTCCGATAAAATGTAGTGGTATTGAAATCAAACAGTATTCTGAAAGTTCATTGGAAAGTCGCTTTAAGGAACATTTCAATAAAATAGAATGCTTTACCGTAGACCACAGAACACCTTTTAATACCAATCAGAACTTTGTGTTTTGCAGTTTTAGAAGAAAAAGATGAGTTGGAATAAAAATATCGATAAAAAAATGAAATGGCAGATCTTATCAAAGTTTCACCATTCATTTTAGTTTGTTGATGTAGTAGACAGACAGCTTCACAGTATCATTAGTCAAAAATAAAACAGATGAAAAATCTACATTTGATTGTCGTTTGTTAATAGTTGCGAAATTTAAAAAGTTTATTAATAATAAGTTTTTGTTTTTCAAGAATTTTTATTTTAAAAGTTTTTAGAATATTTAGTTAAACTTTGAAAAATATATTTATATTTGTAAAGTGAGATTAGTTAAGTTCTTTTTAATTATTTATTTCATGGTGCTTGCCGTAGTGCCTTGTAATGATATCCATGCGCAGTCTCCAAATAATTCTAAAGATTCTTACAGTACTATCAGCAATTCTGAAGATTCTCATTCTAAAGACAAAGGAGATATTTGTTCTCCATTATGTACTTGTAACTGTTGTCAGATAACAGTAGCTTCTTTTAAAAGTGAACCTCTTCCACTTCAAAAAAAGGTCACTGAATATTTTTCAAAAAAGATTCATTTTCAGAAAAATGACTTTGCGTATTTGGTATACGACCAAATTTGGCAACCCCCCAAGATTTAGTTTTTATTGATTCAATGAAAGGTGCGTGTCTTTCATCAATTTGTCATGGATACTTTGCAATATGATTGCATTGTAATCCTGTTCATCTTTGTATTTCGTTTTAGGTTCATCACAATTGATGAACACATTTCGAATTTCAATAAAAACTTAAATTCAATGTTAGATAATATCATAAGATTTAGCATCAAAAATAAAATCATCATAGGCTTGATGACTTTGATGTTAGTCATTTGGGGTGCTTGGAGCGCCACAAAATTACCTATTGATGCCGTACCGGACATCACCAACAATCAGGTACAGATTATTACAGTTTGCCCGACGCTTGCAGGACAGGAAGTGGAGCAACTCGTTACTTTTCCAATCGAGCAAAGTATTGCCAATGTCCCAAATATTGAAGAAACAAGAAGTATTTCAAGGTTTGGGCTATCAGTTATTACCGTTGTTTTCAAAGAAGATGTAGACGTTTATTTTGCCCGTCAGTTAATCAGCGAACAATTAAAAAGAGCTGCCGAAGAAATTCCGAAAGGTGTGGGAACACCTGAAATGGCTCCTGTAAGTACAGGTTTGGGCGAAGTCTATCAATATATTCTTCACCCTAAAAAAGGCAGTGAGAAAAAATACAGCAGTAAGGAGCTAAGAACAATGCAGGACTGGATTGTCCGCAGACAGCTTAACGGAACTCCTGGTGTTGCGGAAATTAACAGCTTTGGAGGAGAGTTGAAACAGTATGAAGTTGCAGTAAATCCAAACCGTCTAAAAGCAATGGGAGTAAGTATTACAGATATATTTACTGCTTTAGAGAAAAACAATCAAAACACCGGAGGTGCTTATATTGATAAAAAGCCGAATGCCTATTTTATTCGTGGAATCGGAATCGTTACTTCGATTGAAGATGTAAAAAATATAGCTGTCAAAAATGAAACGGGTAGTGTTCCGATTTTCATTAAAGATGTAGCCAATGTTGGCTTAGGCCACGCAGTCCGTTATGGAGCTTTGACTTATAATGGCGAAGTAGATGCAGTGGGAGGTGTAATTATGATGCTGAAAGGCGCCAATAGTAATGAAGTCGTTCAAAGAGTTAAAGAAAAAATTCCTACCATTCAGAAATCGCTTCCGGCAGATGTTGTGATTGAGCCATTTTTGGACAGAACAGATCTGGTAGGAAGAGCAATCAGTACTGTAGAAAAAAACCTGATTGAAGGAGCATTGATCGTAATCTTTGTCTTGGTTATTTTCCTTGGAAATTTAAGAGCTGGTTTGATTGTAGCTTCAGCAATTCCCCTTTCATTGCTATTTGCTTTAGGAATGATGAATGTTTTTGGGGTAAGCGCCAACCTGATGAGTTTAGGAGCTATTGATTTTGGTTTGATTGTAGATGGTGCAGTGATTATTGTCGAAGCCACCCTTCATCATCTTGGAATGAGAAAAAGTATGAAGGTAATGACTCAAAATGAAATGGATGAAGAGGTTTTCCTTTCTGCGTCAAAGATTAGAAGCAGTGCTGCATTCGGAGAGATCATTATTTTAATCGTTTATATTCCGATTCTAACTTTAGTGGGTGTTGAAGGTAAAATGTTCACACCAATGGCTAAGACAGTAGGGTTTGCAATTCTAGGAGCTTTGATTTTGTCACTGACTTACATTCCTATGATGAGTGCCTTGATCTTATCAAAAAAACCTTCTCATAAAGAGACTTTCTCAGATAAGATGATGAACAGACTCCAAAAAATCTATCAGCCTCTTTTGGAAAAAGCTTTGAAAATTAAATATTGGCTGGTGGGAGTAACAGTTGCCATATTTGCCGTTGCAGTTCTGATTTTTGGTAGAATGGGAGGAGAATTTATTCCTCAATTACAGGAAGGAGATTTTGCTTTTCACTGTATTTTACCACAGGGAAGTTCTTTAAGTCAAAGTATAGAAACTTCAATGCAGGCTTCAAGAATTATCAAGCAATTCGATGAGGTAAAAATGGTTGTCGGAAAAACAGGAGCTGCAGAAGTCCCTACTGATCCTATGCCGCCGGAAGCCACGGATATGATTGTCGTACTAAAACCACAGGATGAATGGAAAACCAAGAAATCCTATGAACAATTAGCCGACGAAATTTCTGAAAAACTGGAAACCATTCCAGGAGTTTTCTTTGAAAAAAACCAGCCGATCCAAATGCGTTTTAATGAACTAATGACCGGTATCAGACAGGACGTTGCGGTGAAGATATTTGGTGAGAATTTAGATTCATTGGCAATTTATGCAGATAAAACAGCAAAAGTTATTCAATTGGTTCAGGGAGCAACTTCCCCACAAATAGAACGTGTTAGTGGGCTACCGCAGATTAATGTGGAATATGACAGAACAAGAATGGCCAATTATGGACTGAATATTCAGGATGTTAACAGTGCTGTAAGTACTGCATTTGCAGGACAGGCAGCAGGGCAGGTTTTCGAAAATGAAAGAAGATTCGATCTTGTTGTCCGTTTAGACAGTCTGAACAGAACTAATATCGATGATGTAAATAACCTGATGATCTCCACCAATTCCGGAGTGCAGGTTCCTCTTTCACAGGTGGCAAATGTCAGTTATAAATTAGGTCCCGCACAAATCAGTCGTGAGGCAGGAAAAAGAAGAATTGTTATCGGTTTCAATGTCAAAGGCAGAGATGTTGAAAGCGTTGTGGAAGATATTCAGAAAAAGCTGGATCAACAGGTTAAACTTCCGTCGGGATATTATTTCACCTATGGTGGTCAGTTTGAAAATCTAAAGGCGGCGAGCGCAAGGTTGATGATTGCTGTTCCTGTGTCGTTGCTACTGATCTTTATGCTTTTATATTTTACATTTCACTCTTTTAAACAGGCTGCGCTAATTTTTACAGCCATTCCAATGAGTGCTATTGGTGGTGTTTTCGCTTTAATATTAAGAGATATGCCATTCAGTATCAGTGCAGGAATTGGATTTATTGCTTTATTTGGAGTTGCGGTTTTGAACGGAATTGTTTTGATAGGCACTTTCAACCAACTGGAAAAAGAAGGCGAAACCGATATTCTAAAGCGCGTATTGGTAGGTGCCAAAACGAGGTTGAGACCCGTTTTGATGACAGCGACGGTGGCTTCATTAGGATTTTTGCCAATGGCAATTTCTACGGGAGCAGGAGCAGAAGTTCAGAAACCACTGGCAACAGTTGTTATTGGAGGTTTGGTAACAGCTACATTCCTGACATTATTTGTATTGCCTATGCTTTATATTATTTTTAATACAAAAATCAACATAAAGAAAATAGGTAATAAATCAGTTGCAACACTTGTGATATTAGGATTCTTATTTTTAGGTCAGACTTTTAAAGCACAGCAGGGTAATCCGTTGAGTCTTGAGGAGGCTACCAAGATGGCGCTAACCAACAATAACCTGATGAAGTCAAAAGATCTGGATATTAAGGCCACGGAAGCATTATTGCCTACCGCCAAAGAACTTCCTAAAATGAATGCAGATATGCAATTGGGACAGTATAACTCGAAAAAGTTTGATCAAATGTTTTCCATTTCTCAGACAATTCCATTTCCCAGCTTATTTAAAGCCAAAAAAGACCTTATTAACGAGCAGGTGAAAGGTAAACAAATAAGTAAAGAGGTGTCTGCAAATGAACTCGCTAAACAGGTTAGAACATATTATTATCAGATTGAGTACTTGCAGTACAATCAGACAAAACTTCAAAACCTGGACAGCTTATATACCGATTTTATTAGAATTGCAACAGTTAGGTTTAAAGCGGGAGATGTTAAAAAAATTGAAATTAATACCGCTGAAACGCAGAAAGGAGAAATTAATCTGTTACTCAAACAAAATTGGGTGTATTTGATTAATGCTTACAAAAACCTAAAGGCACTTTTAAATACTTCTGAGGATTTTACCATATTATATGATGAGAATTATCATCCTCTGAAAGCGGATTATGTTCTGGACAGTACTGTTGTTGCAAGACATCCTACGGTAAGGGCTTTTTATCAGGATATGGAGATTGCTGAGAAAAACAAAAAGGTTGAAAAGTCCCTAGGTTTACCGGATTTCACAATAGGTTATACAAATCAGTCACTGATTGGTTTTCAGACTGTAAATGGAATGGATCAATATTTTAACGGTGGAAACAGATTTCATTCTGCAACAATTGGAGTTTCTATTCCATTAACTTTTGGTGCAACCAAGGCGAGAATTCGTTCACTGGATTATCAAAAGCAAATGGCGGAGTCCAATGCGAAGTTTCAGCAAAAACAATTGGAAGCACAGCTTGAAAATGCTTTGAACCAATATCAGCAAAATATAAAACAGTATGATTACTATGTCAATCTGGCTATTCCAAATGCTGAGAAGATTACAAAAGCAGGGCAGTTGGGATATAAAACAGGGGAAATATCATATGTGGAATATCTTTTTGCTTTGCAGACTTCTACCAATATTCAGTTGAAATATCTGCAATCCATTCAGCAGGTCAATGAATCTGTCATTATCATTAATTCAATAATCAATCAATAAAATGAAATGCCTGTAATGCTATTAATTAATCAGTATTACAGGTACTTCATCTGACAAATAAATTTATAAAGATGAAAATCAAATATAGTATTGTATCTCTAGCTTTAATTTCACTTTTTGCTGTTAGTTGCGGAAAGAAAGATACAGCGGAAGCAACAACAGAAAAACCCAAAACAGAACAAGCTGAAGAGGGTGCTCACGAAGAAGGACCGAAAACTATTGCTGAACTTACAGAAGAACAAATGAAATCTGTAGGAGTCTTACTGGGACAAGTTGAAATGAAAGACCTAACGTCAACCATAAAAGCCAACGGATTGTTGAGGGTTCCTAATGATAAAAAAGCTACAGTGACCTCTTTATATGGAGGTGTTATTAAGACCATTAATTTTCAGATTGGTGATTATGTAAGAAAAGGGCAGGTGTTGGCAAGCATCAGTAATCCAGAATACATTCAGCTGCAGGAGCAATATTTAACCGTAAACAGTCGAATATCTTTTGCAGAGCAGGAATTCAGAAGGCAGAAAGAGCTATTTGACAATGATGCAGGAGCCAAAAAGAATCTACAGAGTTCTGATGCCGAACTGAAGAGTCTGAGAACACAAAGAGCATCTTTACAGAGACAACTTCAGCTGATGGGAATAAGCCCAGGAAAGGTTAATAACAGGAATCTACGTTCAGGATTGGTCATTACTGCTCCTATAAGTGGTATTATAAGTAATATCAATGCGCAGATAGGAAGTTATGTGGATGTTTCGTCTCCAGTTTTGGAAATGATTGATAACAGTTCGATTCATTTGGATCTTCAAGTTTTCGAAAGAGACCTTCCTAAAATGAAAGTAGGTCAAAATGTACAGTTTAAGCTGACCAATAACCCTGAAATGCTTTATAATGCAAAAGTTTATAGTATTGGTTCTTCTTTTGAAAATGAAAGCAAGACCATTTCTGTTCATGCCAATGTTACAGGAAATAAAGTGGGGTTGATCGACGGAATGAATATCACAGGTGTAATTAATCTTGAGAGTGCGACAACGCCTGCAGTTCCCGATGAGGCAATTGTAGAGGCTGACGGTAAGTTCTATGTATTTGTACAGACAGACAAAAAAGCTGAGGAGCATGAAGCTCTAGAGAAGGCAGATGATGATCATGGACATGGACATGATGAAGGAGAAGCTGAACACGGTCACAAAAATGAACAGGAAGCTGGAAATCACGCGAAAGAACAGGGGAAGAAAATGAATTTTGAAAAAGTTGAAGTGGCGAAAGGTTCATCAGAAATGGGCTATACCGCTATTACTCCTGTTACTGAAATTCCAAAAGATGCAAAGATTGTCGTTAAAGGAGCTTTCTTCGTGAATGCTAAACTATCGAACGCTGGAGATCATGGGCATTAGTAAACTCAAAGAGTGAAATTAACCTTAAGGTGTTTCACTCTTATTTAAAAATTAATGATTATGGCCTTAAAACAAGAACTTGAAAAACAAGGTAACTGGCTGTTCAGATACAGAAGTTTTTTACCGCTTATCATTCTTTTCATTGGTTTAGCAGTTTTTATTGAGACCAACTGGAACAGAAGTAGCTCTGAATGTAATGTTTATTATGAATTGTTTTGCCTCCTTATAAGTATTTTCGGATTAAGCATAAGAATTTACACAGTTGGTTTTACTCCAAAAAATACATCAGGCAGAAACACAAAAGCGGGTCAGGTGGCTGATGAATTAAATACAACAGGAATTTACAGTATTGTCAGAAATCCACTGTATCTCGGAAATTTCTTTATGTGGCTTG containing:
- a CDS encoding ArsR/SmtB family transcription factor, which codes for MGLTKSDMFSDEQNKLASLFKVFGHPARVAILQYIINQKSCICNDLVDKLGLAQATISQHLKELKYMGIIQGTIDGKSVCYCIEEKKWKEIQEYFNQFFEQEVKVNQCC
- a CDS encoding DUF6428 family protein, with protein sequence MKLSDIKEILPTLDNVEFQLENGIFVPEHFHVTEVGVITKNFIDCGGTIRNEKVVNFQLWNADDYEHRLKPTKLLNIIKLSEEKLGMEDAEIEVEYQSGTIGKYDLEFNGKTFVLKNKTTACLAQDACGIPSEKQKKNLTELSVNNSNACTPGGGCC
- a CDS encoding metallophosphoesterase family protein: MKIALFSDIHANLPALEAFFEDVEKRNPDSIYCLGDLVGYNIWANEVVNEIRKRKIPTIAGNYDFGIGRMSNDCGCAYKTDGEKDNGKISISFTNSIMKDEERAYLRTLPAHIKVEFQLNEDKLNLLLVHGSPRKINEYLFEDREEKSMLRIMEQADADILCFGHTHKPYHRILNSGIDGKNHFRHAINIGSVGKPKDNDVRGGYVMLTINEDSSVLDKDSISVEFIRFDYDIEKSAKAVEESPLPNEYAENLRRGY
- a CDS encoding glycine cleavage system protein H codes for the protein MGEIVNADLPNVGYNFQQDEVFGSVEAVKTVRDLFMPVSGKIIETIDLLLKAPTLINDNPYKDGWLIKIEIKDLTELENLLTANQYKELTN
- the arsB gene encoding ACR3 family arsenite efflux transporter codes for the protein MQPKLKFLDRYLTLWIFLAMAVGIGLGHFFPGISKITDALSAGTTNIPLAIGLILMMYPPLAKVDYSLLPQAFKDKKVIGISLFLNWIIGTLLMFGLAVLFLRNEPDYMTGLILIGLARCIAMVIVWSDLAKANREYTAMLVALNSIFQMLSYSFLVWLFINVLPSKLGLANFNVSVSMKDVTISVLIYLGIPFLAGFISRYALVKSKGIEWYNREFVPKISPITLYALLFTIVLMFSLKGDKILELPMDVIKVAIPLIIYFILMFFVSFFINKALKIPYDKNASIAFTATGNNFELAIAVAISIFGIYSPQAFVGVIGPLVEVPVLILLVKVSLWLNVRDSKKKMS
- a CDS encoding class I SAM-dependent methyltransferase, translated to MSLSDRKNHWEKIYNTKALEEVSWYQPTPETSLAFIKEFNVSKTAKIIDIGGGDSFFVDHLLDLGYQDITVLDISETALSKAKQRLGEKSNRVKWIVEDASTFKPTEQYDFWHDRAAFHFLTEDNEIESYIDTVKQNIKPTGILVIGSFSEQGPIKCSGIEIKQYSESSLESRFKEHFNKIECFTVDHRTPFNTNQNFVFCSFRRKR
- a CDS encoding DUF6660 family protein produces the protein MVLAVVPCNDIHAQSPNNSKDSYSTISNSEDSHSKDKGDICSPLCTCNCCQITVASFKSEPLPLQKKVTEYFSKKIHFQKNDFAYLVYDQIWQPPKI
- a CDS encoding CusA/CzcA family heavy metal efflux RND transporter; this translates as MLDNIIRFSIKNKIIIGLMTLMLVIWGAWSATKLPIDAVPDITNNQVQIITVCPTLAGQEVEQLVTFPIEQSIANVPNIEETRSISRFGLSVITVVFKEDVDVYFARQLISEQLKRAAEEIPKGVGTPEMAPVSTGLGEVYQYILHPKKGSEKKYSSKELRTMQDWIVRRQLNGTPGVAEINSFGGELKQYEVAVNPNRLKAMGVSITDIFTALEKNNQNTGGAYIDKKPNAYFIRGIGIVTSIEDVKNIAVKNETGSVPIFIKDVANVGLGHAVRYGALTYNGEVDAVGGVIMMLKGANSNEVVQRVKEKIPTIQKSLPADVVIEPFLDRTDLVGRAISTVEKNLIEGALIVIFVLVIFLGNLRAGLIVASAIPLSLLFALGMMNVFGVSANLMSLGAIDFGLIVDGAVIIVEATLHHLGMRKSMKVMTQNEMDEEVFLSASKIRSSAAFGEIIILIVYIPILTLVGVEGKMFTPMAKTVGFAILGALILSLTYIPMMSALILSKKPSHKETFSDKMMNRLQKIYQPLLEKALKIKYWLVGVTVAIFAVAVLIFGRMGGEFIPQLQEGDFAFHCILPQGSSLSQSIETSMQASRIIKQFDEVKMVVGKTGAAEVPTDPMPPEATDMIVVLKPQDEWKTKKSYEQLADEISEKLETIPGVFFEKNQPIQMRFNELMTGIRQDVAVKIFGENLDSLAIYADKTAKVIQLVQGATSPQIERVSGLPQINVEYDRTRMANYGLNIQDVNSAVSTAFAGQAAGQVFENERRFDLVVRLDSLNRTNIDDVNNLMISTNSGVQVPLSQVANVSYKLGPAQISREAGKRRIVIGFNVKGRDVESVVEDIQKKLDQQVKLPSGYYFTYGGQFENLKAASARLMIAVPVSLLLIFMLLYFTFHSFKQAALIFTAIPMSAIGGVFALILRDMPFSISAGIGFIALFGVAVLNGIVLIGTFNQLEKEGETDILKRVLVGAKTRLRPVLMTATVASLGFLPMAISTGAGAEVQKPLATVVIGGLVTATFLTLFVLPMLYIIFNTKINIKKIGNKSVATLVILGFLFLGQTFKAQQGNPLSLEEATKMALTNNNLMKSKDLDIKATEALLPTAKELPKMNADMQLGQYNSKKFDQMFSISQTIPFPSLFKAKKDLINEQVKGKQISKEVSANELAKQVRTYYYQIEYLQYNQTKLQNLDSLYTDFIRIATVRFKAGDVKKIEINTAETQKGEINLLLKQNWVYLINAYKNLKALLNTSEDFTILYDENYHPLKADYVLDSTVVARHPTVRAFYQDMEIAEKNKKVEKSLGLPDFTIGYTNQSLIGFQTVNGMDQYFNGGNRFHSATIGVSIPLTFGATKARIRSLDYQKQMAESNAKFQQKQLEAQLENALNQYQQNIKQYDYYVNLAIPNAEKITKAGQLGYKTGEISYVEYLFALQTSTNIQLKYLQSIQQVNESVIIINSIINQ
- a CDS encoding efflux RND transporter periplasmic adaptor subunit — translated: MKIKYSIVSLALISLFAVSCGKKDTAEATTEKPKTEQAEEGAHEEGPKTIAELTEEQMKSVGVLLGQVEMKDLTSTIKANGLLRVPNDKKATVTSLYGGVIKTINFQIGDYVRKGQVLASISNPEYIQLQEQYLTVNSRISFAEQEFRRQKELFDNDAGAKKNLQSSDAELKSLRTQRASLQRQLQLMGISPGKVNNRNLRSGLVITAPISGIISNINAQIGSYVDVSSPVLEMIDNSSIHLDLQVFERDLPKMKVGQNVQFKLTNNPEMLYNAKVYSIGSSFENESKTISVHANVTGNKVGLIDGMNITGVINLESATTPAVPDEAIVEADGKFYVFVQTDKKAEEHEALEKADDDHGHGHDEGEAEHGHKNEQEAGNHAKEQGKKMNFEKVEVAKGSSEMGYTAITPVTEIPKDAKIVVKGAFFVNAKLSNAGDHGH